The Leptodactylus fuscus isolate aLepFus1 chromosome 1, aLepFus1.hap2, whole genome shotgun sequence nucleotide sequence agtttatactcacatatgacattgttaagtacgttatcctggcTACACTTGTGTCAtgcatgtgggaataaactgctgCTTTGGCACACAGGAGGGCGCAGAATGAATGAGGACATAATGAATAATGCTGGTGTAATGTCATATGTTTTATGCTGGTGTCATTTTGCATCATGATTTCGACGTGACTGTTGAGGACCAATGATAGACATCATCAGTCTTTGGCATCATTTGTGACGACAATAAGGccagaagaagccggaagacctGCATCTGAACcctggaaaggtgagtaacagtgtttattatatttGTCACCTTTACTAGGGctcagcatattatactctggagtctgaagagaccaccTTGGGAAAGTGACCCATACCCCAGTCTTACCACCAGGAATTTTACCGGTGATATACACGGCCAATCCGCCCCTGCAGAAGACACGGTGTGAGTGTTGGTCATTTATGTTGTGTTGTGAGCACAATGCAAAGGCATTTCAGAGATTTGGAAGaaggggatggatgtgttattgaTCCAAATCAATTAGACCATTTTCAATACAGCTAGAGAATATTAGAAGTAGGAGAATTAAAACAAAGTTTAGTCACATTCAATTAATTACAGGTAAATTGGTGATAACAATCATGGATgggagtgagggagaatatctgtgctgtgtgagccaaAATTCTGCAGTAATACAGAGGACAGTTAACCTTCTTATTGCCAACAATCTGctgtactgccactcatgttgccatcAAACCACAGCTAGGACTCAGCCAGACAtttcctgtggcctggtccataaTATTATTCCATGatgtactgccatacagtacatgttgccacagctactacCATTGCCACTACTCACTCAGACATGTTCTGCTGCCTGGTCTATCACATTAATCCAACTGGATTGTTTCTAACTATCCTCTGAACTTCTGATTATTGCCACCCTTCAAGACTGACCACAATTCTGtcctccagttctgtcctctaATTTATCTatataatgattatgactatgaagtcttccttctttcttcttctgttccttagctgctatggactcctagtatatcttctcttctcagcatatgtgtgtctacctccgtattatattactgtgtattatcctgtatctgtattactatgctgcaacataccgaaatttccccactgtgggactatgaaacgattatcttatcttatcttatcttataactgctgataactttttttttctttttttgtcccGGGACGaccagcaagtttttttttttcttaaagtttgAACTTCAGCAATAATATAGAAAGCAGATTAAAACTTTTTATATTCATAAAACTTTCTATAATACAAAAATGTTTTACAGTTAAATAAAGCAAGTGAATTCCCTTAAGTTGTGTTCTCTAGAGAATCTCTGGCAATAGTAATTCAACACAACCTTTCTTATAAAATAAGGCTGGGAATGCCGGCTTTACATTTACTTACATTTTACCTTCAGTGAGTGAACTGAATTATTGGACATTTTATTCTTAATTCTAATTTATTCTGCTCAATTCTTTATTTCTTGTTTAAGATATAAAAGTGGTTACATATGCTGAAGCAAGGTAACTGGTAAACATGCAGTAATGTACAAATGATGTGGATTGGCAAGTTTGATCTGTATACGCATGGAAAGCTTCCAAGtgcacatagtatatatactatatcttaaTGACATACATAATGTATAATTTTCAAAAATGCTGAAATATATACTGGATCTTTTGCTACTTTAGCATATTTCATGTAAAATGTGCAGCCTACCTGCGTAACCTTTATCATTCATATAGTATTTAGCATTTTTTAATGTAGTTATAGACCTCCaacctatatataggtgactgcaGTCTACTTGCTACAATCTAGAATTACATTTTGTACATACTTTAGATATGGACAACATAAAGACCAAGACTACATAATGAAATATAAGATACAAAATGCCATTTACTCTCTAGCAAGTAATTCAATAGACTCAAATTCAGGGAAAACACGACTGTTACATAACAAATGGATGAAATactgatttttctttttattaaattGACTCTTATCACCATTTATAAATAACAGGCCATATTTACGTGAGCATCAAAGAACTTTTTAGGACAAATAGAATCAATCCAAAATCATTGTTTCTCTCGTCCTTTCTGCTAGTATCTGTTCCCATTTCTGGTTGACCCCTAACAAGTGAATGCAGTTAACAAACTCTTCTGCGGCTTGCACTTCTACAAGGTCTGCTCATGCAGTGTACATGAAGACTGCGGGGTCAGCAGCTGAATAGTGTCTTAAGGGTGTATTTACATGTTGCAGTTGAAACATTTATTTCTTCATACTTGTATTACAATAGTGTATTAGTTTCATTTCCAATACTTCTCCTTAGTATGAAAGTACAGTAGATATACAATGCAGACATACTGATGTTATACTGTCAATATTATTCATGAAAGTAAAGTTGTCCATGCTGTTTTAATAAAAATGGAATCCTTGATACCTTCATAAATATtcattaaattttatatatttgctaTTTTTGCTTTTACTCAACATGCGTGACAACCTCATTGTCTCAAGGCTACATTCTTGATGGTAAGCAGTGACCTGGATATGGGTAACTTCTAAGCAAGAATAGTTGCAGACTCCATTATGGACATGTATTATGGGACATATGTACTCTTGTGTTTCACATACATGACACATAAGAGtggtataaatatcccaatctagGCTATCTTTTCAACCAGTAACTCATTCAGGTAGAACTGCATCAtcgtctttcatatgacacaaaaaaCAAGTTTCTAGGTTTCATATAACCATTTCAAGtgaccctcattttctcttcatttcgCACAGCCGTACTGCATGCACCAACAGAAGcaggaaacagctctcaataaagaagcaaggggcatagtgaaaaaatgctaaatttgttaataaagtatgctacaaaatgtattaatgagacAAAAACTGCAggtaaatcaaaagttgtctgaaagtttagttctgCATCTTTATATATAGATGATCAATAATGATCAAAAGAAACGAGACACGATTAATTGAATTTATTCTTCTGGGATTTTCTCCAAACCGTCAGCCATTTCTGTTCGCCATCTTTctaatcatttattttttaacctTAATGGGGAACATGATGATAATTCTGACGGTGAGCTTAGAACCACAGCTCCATTCCCCGATGTATCTATTTCTCCGCAGCTTGTCCCTTACTGAAATCTTCTATATTTCTGTAACAGTGCCTCGGATGCTTCGAGACTTTTTACAATTGGATAGAAGCATCTCATTTATAGGATGTGCTGCACAGCTTTATTTCTTCTGTTTTCTTGGTACAACAGAATGTTTTCTTCTTGCATTTATGGCATATGATCGATTTGTGGCTATTTGTCATCCACTTCACTATATGACCATAATGACTAAGACAAAATGTTTAGAACTTTCTTTGGGGTCGTGGATGTCGGGGATTTTGTTGTCTTTGATGCAGATTTCCTATGTTTTTAGTTTGCCGTTCTGCTCCTcaaatatcattgaccatttctttTGCGACATCCTTCCGGTGGTAAAGTTGGCCTGTGCTGACACCTTTGCTAATGAGATTGCAATTTTAGTATATAGTTCTCTGGTTATACCTTTACCATTCCTGCTAATTCTGGTCTCCTATATCCATATCATTACCAGTATATTAAAAATACCTTCTGCTATTGGAAGAACAAAAGCTTTTTCTACATGTGGGTCTCATCTTACATCTGTTACCTTGTTTTATGGAACTGCCACTATTACCTATCTGAAGACAAAATCCATTGAAACATATGGAGGAACAAAAGTAATGTCTCTGCTTTACATTGTCTTCATACCCATGTTCAATCCGTTAATATATAGCTTAAGAAATTCAATCATTAAGAATGCTATGCGTAAATTGATAAAACGATAAAAAGTGTGACTTTGTGAAGCTGTCACAGTTAAAGTGGGTTTCCAACAGTTAAATATTGttgacctatacttaggatatgccatcaatatctgattggtgaggtttccacacccaggacccccacaggtcagctgtagagatgagcgagtagtattcgatcgagtaggtaatcgatcgaatactacggtattcgaaatgctcgtactcgattgagtaccactcgctattcgaatggaaaagtttgatgcagaaccagcattgattggccgaatgctatacagtcgggcaatcaacgctggttcttttcctacctttagaagtcttctccatgcagcttccctgcggcgtcttccagctctgaattcactctgccaggtatcgggcctgggcagagccgactgcgcatgcccgtgctagaagaaaatggccgctttgactgtaagcagccatttttctccagtgcggacatgcgcagtcggctctgcccaggcccgatgcctggcagactgaattcagagccggaagatgccgcagggacgctgcatggagaagacttcttggaggatccagcccgaccctcactcgtggacttggcaagtgtaatttgatcgaacgttgcctacccctgaaatgagcattttctccccatagactataatagggttcgatattcgattcgagtagttgaatattgagcggctactcgaaacgaatatcaaatatcgaacattttactgttcgctcatctctcaaCTCTTACATTATGTAggcattgtgcttggtattgaTGATCATAACTATTCAGTTGAATGGGAATGAGCTGAAAATAGGCTATGTGACTAATAAATTAATCTTTTGACATAATTGCCTAAATATTGTCTGGTAACAAAAATTTGTAGCAAACATTTTTGGCATATATTGACACCATAACACCTTTCATTCTTTTCATAACCCCTTTTCATTCCAAACAGAGTATGTATTAGTTTTCTGGGGCAAATTAAGCCAGAATGCTGGAGAATTTAAGTCAGTCTTCACTAGAATTGCTCCTGTTTTCTGGTACAATTGCATTGAAAAGAATTGCTTTTTGAGCAAGAGTCATATTACAAATGATTTAAATGGATTGTTCAGGAATTGGAAAAATCACAGAGGAGGCTGCAAAaggtgaaacagaaaaaaaagcaatcATACTCACCTTGTAACAAATTAACTCTCACCAGCTACCCTCTATATTTTTTCCTGTTGTAAAATGTGTGCTTATGTAATGTGAAACTTTGCTGTCTCAACACAGTAAAAGTTTTTACCAATTTTTACAGTTTCTAAACATATATAAACACAGTAAGAATAATTTGTTCAAAggaaaatatgaagaaaaaacttagggctagttcagacgTGGGGCGCCCGCGTGGATTTTGACATAGagagccgtgtctctctctggtcaaaacctgcctgccacgaccatcgcggtcgcggctttcccctcctatgtcggctcaaatgaatgagtcgacacaggagggtgctgccgctaggcggaaacCACGGTCCAGCGTgcagcggcttccgcctgaagaaagaacatgtcgcttcttttctccactagcagcagcccgccactagtggaaaaaagaagcccagcggtctgcatagaccaccattgtaaaggggcggattttgaagcgaaatccgctgtcaaaatccgcccctttgttcatgtgtgaacaagcccttacagtTTTCAGAAAAGATAACATGCagcagagcagccgccatcttcTTTACAGACTCGGCATCCGACGTAATAGCATGGTGGATGCTGGGATGGGTTAAGGCCGTTGGAACCCGCTATCCTCATAGCCCAGAGCCTGTAGCATTGCCTCACTCCTGCTGCTGCAGGAAGCCCCACTGCAAGAAACTGGCGGTGGCAGGAGATGCATTTGGACGATGCATTTGGAGatgcatttggactataagacatcCCCCCACACTTTCCTCCCAAATTTgagggggaaaaaagtgcatcttatagtccaaaaaatacggtaactacttGAGCTATAACCCATTTCTATAACCTTGAATAGACAATCAAGAGTTAAGTTAACACATTGTGATAGTTTTCTAGTCGAATGTGGACACTTTGAAGAATTTAGTGTCTCACGTCTACATATTGTAGTTCTATTAGCCCTTCCGTATATTGCAAGGAACGAAAAAGGCTTTGTGACTAATTCCCTAATTATACTGGGTATCTTGTAATAGTTCACAGAGGTAGCTTAGTAAACAATGATTTTATATTGGCCATATCAGGCAGTTGATTCCATATGACAATTTCATAGACAAATACCGCTTTATAACATTTGTGAATTTTGTATTGAATACATTTCCACAACCTCACAGCCCCTTGAAGAGTAGTTAGGAAACCAGATACCCAAATGAACTAAAGTGGTACAAAATAAAATATGTGTGTGAATGATTTGATACTACATTATaaaatagttaaaggggctctatcactgggaaaagtcatgtataactaatcacatccttgcatagcctttagaaagtctattccacacctacctttagtatgtagattgcctcagtggtctctgaataagtccgtttttattaatatgctaatgagcctccagccagcacaggaagttcccagcaacctcctctctcctattatctcctatgtgtgtgaggcaaacaggaagctgagtcatcatcatcatcagcctcccataggaaacaacaggagaggagtgcacgatgtatcgtgcaacagtctaattagcatatgaataaaaacggacttattcagaaaccactgaggcaatttacatactaaaggtaggtgtggaacagactttctaaaggctatgcaaggatgtgattagttaaaagtgacttttcccagtgatagagcccctttaaagcacagAAAAATCTtattaagtctaaggccccatgtagcgaaatacagcagaaaaaatgttgtggaaaaatgcagtggaaacgcatcacgtttttttcctgAAACATTTTTCAACACATTTTCACAGACTTTTCCTTTGAAGACTTTGTGCCCTTttatacctataaaaaaaaaaatcaggaaacaGAGCATAATAACTGGAGAGCTGCTCTCTTATGCATCACCCACTCTACATTTCTTTTACCATCTCTTGGATCAAAATATTCATTatagcccttgataaattctgtaaaaggtgtaatttctaaaatggggtctctTTTGCTGGTTTCCATTTACTGgtattttagggcctctgcacgTGACAGAGTACACAAAAACTGTTCtagcaatatctgccctccaaaagccaaacagcACTCTATCTGTTCTGAGCCATGCCACGTACTCATGGAACAGTTtaggaccacatatggggtatggccgtgttcaggagaaattgtgtaacaaaccgtGGGGGGGCTTTTTATCCTTTATCACCTTGTGAAAAtttaaaatttggggctaaattgagaGTTTAATTCTCAGGTTTCGATGTTAATAGAATGTGTGAAACAgctatggggtcaaaatgctcattattCCTCTTCCTAAATTGTGTAAGGTATGTAGTTTCCAATATGAGGTAAAATTTAGGGTAGTTCCATTGTACTGATACTCTAGTAGGTCTGAAAATGCAACATGACGCTCGAAAGCCATtggagcaaaatctgcccttcaaaagccaaatggcCCTCTTTGTGTTCTGAGGTCTGCTATATACCTGCTATATACGGCAGTTTATGACCATATATGAAGTATTGCCATGTTTAAGAAAAATGCTATAACAAATATTGGggagctttttctcttttaaacacTTGTAAAATTGTAcctaatacagtataatgcattcTTATTgtccccaacatagtataatcctcACATTAAAATGCCTCCTAAGTGATCCCACTTTATAACACTCCCTTAATAATCCTCACAGGCTAgtatccccttagtggcccctttatGGTAAAATGCAGTAGTGTCCCTCACAGTATAGTGTTTAAGCTGCTTCACCATTATATTCAACTCCATCTCCATCTTGAAGCCACAGATAATGTTGAAATTAGGACATGTCACATGCAGCACAGTGATTGAAATCCAGAAAGTCTCGCTGGATCTAGAATGGCTGAAAGGAAGCCTTCCTCTGCCATGGGGTACAGTTAAGGTTCACCGTTTGCTCTATTGGCCATGGATTCCACACATTTAAAAAAGGCAGGCTGGACCCTTTTGAGGGTAttaccatctcaaggatcctatctataccgatagcttatgtaaatccaagagttttcctaaatatattgctttagcaatgctgctttgccttcctgctatgtaaaattattcctcccattgtttacacggcATTTCCATAGTgctggacctgtgtgataagacaggaccaatgacatcaggcccggttcacatctacgttcgggattccgttcgggggtttGCTTGGCTAATGCTAAGGCTAACTCTTGATCTGTGTCCTTGGTCTCATTCCCAGCTTTAACAATTCACTGAGCAGTAACCTGCAAGGGTGGCATTTTTTAGATAAACTGGCCAAGAAGTAAACCTAATTAcactatatgtttttataattattattactattattttatagtTCAGTCAATATCTTTTTCTTTCCATGTTTCATAGCACGTAAtgtaatgaaataaataaaaatgaagcccTTGAAGGCTTCATGTAATAGCCTTAGACCCAGTGGAAATTTACATTTAGTGTATAATTGCTAAAGACCTACTGCAAAACCCTAGTAGAGTTGAAACGGTTCCTCAAGGGAGTGGCAAAATAATAAAACTAGCATATTTCCCTCAAGCTGTCTGATCCTTGTTCTATTATCAAGAAGACAGAAGCTCAGATTTTTGATGGTAAGTATAACAGTGATGGAGATGCTAAAAGCTAAATATTATCCAtcattgtcattattattattgctattattattatttattattattattattattatattattatttattgctattattgctattattattattattattattattattattattattattattattatactacttTGTTCTATTAACAGTTCTATTCTGTTATCTTCAGTGTATAGCTATAGCAAAGCTTAACCACTTCATGGTCATTGATGCCTCAATTGTTCAGGCCCAATTTTTCCCTTTTGGTATCCATTGAATTATACACAAAATTGTTTAAAATGGTTTTGCATGCCAAAACTATTTTTACCATGTTCTTTCATGCCAAATAATGCTTGAAACAAGTAGACTTACATATTAAATAAATTGCATATTTTTTGTTtgaagcagaaaaaaatattctaaaatgtAACAATAAAGTATTGCTTTCATTTATACTATTGTTCACACTTATTTACGTATGCTTGACTATTTCACTTGATTACAAGGGTCACGTATTTAAagattaaaaaaactaaaaaacaacTGACTTTGTTTTATGGCCCTAAAGTGCAATTGACTTGTGAAACTAAAACATCAGAATCCCAAAAAATCCTCAAGATTTGAAATGTTTCAGGTTCGGTGGCTTGGACTCCCAATTCATTATGGGTCAAACAAGTTCTGTATGAAGTACACCTTAAACTGCCTTAAAACATAGTTTAATAATGTTAGGGATTTTAGGAATTTGTTGATCTAATTTCTAGCTCATTAACAAACATAGCCAAAGTGACACtgatatgtatgtctatggaaaaaagtTTGGTAGGCAGTGATACAACCTCCGAGTTTAACCCTATACCATGTTGCCACATGTTTTACAAAGTACTCTCTATTGGGGGAAAAGTGCTTGTGTGTggtttttagacacacatggtagttatattgcaaaaagcaatggttttgtagaaaaattagctatttttgatgacttgtaagtgctacaggatTGTTGTTATTTCGGAGACAAATTTGAAAAATGAAGAATTGGctttggaaaaaaacaacaaccccccTTCCAAAGCCACCAAAAAAATATCCCTTTACGAgaggaaatgtaaaaaataaaaggatcCCAATTCAAGGGAGAGTCTTCCTCCTCCTTTTACAGACTAGGAGTTGCAGTTCATTCGCCATAAGGACCCTGACTCAACCCAGGACAATGACGTTGACTAAGATGTGGAAACAGTTCATGATGATGATGAGAAcaatgaccatgtgctaggtgtagaTGTGGCATGCCTACAAGGAAGGTCATGGGGAGAAGTAGTAGAACAGTCTTGCTCACTTCACCGCCAAGTCTATTATGAGAAATAACAAGGCGATGACCATTCATGTAAGTATGTAGAGATATCATTCTTACATTTGTTCCTGAATGGCCACATCTAAGTTACTGGTTGCAGATCTTGTACATTGCCATAGATTTGTTTGTTGATGTACAAAAGAATTCTGAAATGACCATGTTTAGTTGCTGCCACCAACACCAGCGGTAGTAGAAACGAGTATGCCACTACAATCACAAGTGCCATTACCTCACCTGCAAGTTTCCCCTAGATCTACCCTAGGCAGGCTTTTTGGATGTTCGGCATGCGCAATGACTGGAATCATTATCGTTACTATCACCACTGTCACGAGCCTCTTCATGTAAAGTCACCTTATCCCCCTGAGCCAGTTGCCAGGTCCTATCTGcaaaataatcatcatcatcgatAGTGTCATAGTTTTCCCTGCTTTTATCTGACACATCATGGCCATGAGATTCCTGTATACTCTCAGAATTGCTTCCTCCAGATTTCCCTTCTTGCTCCCCTACCAGAACTACCAGTAATAGTACCACACCCACTACCACTACTACCTTTTTTACTGCCCACTTCTTGATTATAGTGATACTGACCCCGACTACACAATaccaaataaaaattaccgtaattgAGAGGGAAaattattttaggctaaggctccatataGCGAACCGCAGTGATAAAGCACTGTGCTATggaaacacatcatggtttttcctatagcgcttttcacagaaagtccgcagaaattTCCCATGTGGACTTTCTACttaaattatacctatacagaaaaaagCCAGTGTTTTcgtcggtataattgacatgctgcgatttacaaaaatgcaacagtttttgaattCGCAAGCAtgtctgctgcggatatttttatGTCATGCTTGgaggggattagccagaatctcatccactttgcagttaatgtaaaatgcgTCGGTTTTGCTGCAGAATTTCTGATGAAACATCGATCATAACTCAGTTATTTCTATTCACTGTGAacttttaaaaataaattaaaaaatattaaaaaggtcAATTCATTGAAGTATCATTGTTTAATTTAATATGTTTCTGCATTTCATAGATCATGTCCGCAACACTCGTGCCTGAAAAAAATGAAACCTATATTACTGAGTTTATCTTGCTTGGACTGTCTTCAGAATTTCAGCCATTACTGTTTGTAATATTTGTACTCATTTATCTGTTCACTTTGACTGGAAATACAGTGATCATTTTGATTGTGTCATTGGATTTACATCTTCATACCCCTATGTATCTTTTCCTCAGAAGCTTATCCCTTACAGAGATGCTATACACCACTGTTACTGTGCCCCGGATGCTCCGAGACTTCTTACACAAAGACAAAGGAATCTCCCGAGCCAGTTGTGCCGCACAATTCTATTTCTTCTGCTGCTTGGGTGCTTCTGAATGCTTTATCCTTGCCTTCATGGCTTATGACCGATATTTAGCTATCTGTCATCCTCTTCACTACATGACTAAAATGACAAAAAGTAAATGTCTATATATCTCACTGGGATCATGGCTAACTGGTTTAATCTTGCCTTTGGCCAATATCATTGTGGTCTTTCGGCTACCATTTTGTAAGTCAAATATTATAGACCATTTTTTTTGTGACATACTTCAGGTCATACACTTGGCATGTGAGGAAACACCTCCAAGTACCCTGCTTGAAATTAAGTTATATGTCTTAGTATACACTTTTTTGGTCATACCTTTACCTTTTATGCTAATTCTTTTGTCTTATATAGGCATCTTTATAAGTGTGCTCAAAATACGTTCGGCAGCCGGACGTAATAAGGCTTTCTCTACATGCGTCTCTCATATGACATCTGTGAGTTTGTTTTTTGGAACGGCTACCATAACTTACTTAAGAACAGAAGCCATTAATACTTCTGGTGGCCCCAAAGTGTGGTCTCTTTTGTTCCTTGTCTTTGTGCCTATGATAAACCCACTGATATATAGTTTAAGGAACAATGAGGTTAAAAAAGCATTACAGAGGCTTGGACAAAAACATTTTCTGGAAACAATTCATAACTGATGTACTATTAAGCTCTTGAGATTATTGTACAGTATCTgtgttattttgtttatatttggtGTATGTTATACAGAATTCTGAAATTTGTAATCTAAAGGCAACAATCTAACATAGGTAACAGTGTAACTTCAAAAGCTCCTGGCCCTCAATATAGAATCTTTGCAGGGTTCCTTCCCTAGCctcctggtgtcttcttatgagGCAAAGGAGCCTTTGTATCCCTTAGGTACTAAAAGCTGGGTGCTACTGCTATAATACCTATACACTTCCTACAGCTACCTAAAAGATTAATTTGAAAAGTAAATATATTCTTTAAGTCCTGTCGTAGAtttgttagtattttttttttccatatttgaaCATTACCTgttcttaggctgaagccccacaatgCAAAAGCCAAGGGGAAAAACATTTTAcagtacagtacctgcaaagtagataggattctggctaaccacatccacacattgcagaaaaaaaatctgcagcgaaaaaGCTGAGTTTTCAAAAAACCTGGctttttgaaaatcacaacatgtcaatcatacctacagaaacactggggTTTTCTTTAGAGGTATAATAGCAGGAGATGAAAACTCTGgaaaattgcaatgaaaaatgctgcgtaaaaaaagtgatgtgtttccgcagcatttttttttttttgctacaatggTTCTTAGCTTTCAAGTGATCCAGCTCAGCAACTTCCCCTTTGGACAGCTGTTTGAAGTAATTTCTGCAGAT carries:
- the LOC142194061 gene encoding olfactory receptor 10A7-like → MIKRNETRLIEFILLGFSPNRQPFLFAIFLIIYFLTLMGNMMIILTVSLEPQLHSPMYLFLRSLSLTEIFYISVTVPRMLRDFLQLDRSISFIGCAAQLYFFCFLGTTECFLLAFMAYDRFVAICHPLHYMTIMTKTKCLELSLGSWMSGILLSLMQISYVFSLPFCSSNIIDHFFCDILPVVKLACADTFANEIAILVYSSLVIPLPFLLILVSYIHIITSILKIPSAIGRTKAFSTCGSHLTSVTLFYGTATITYLKTKSIETYGGTKVMSLLYIVFIPMFNPLIYSLRNSIIKNAMRKLIKR
- the LOC142189584 gene encoding olfactory receptor 10A7-like; translation: MTIHIMSATLVPEKNETYITEFILLGLSSEFQPLLFVIFVLIYLFTLTGNTVIILIVSLDLHLHTPMYLFLRSLSLTEMLYTTVTVPRMLRDFLHKDKGISRASCAAQFYFFCCLGASECFILAFMAYDRYLAICHPLHYMTKMTKSKCLYISLGSWLTGLILPLANIIVVFRLPFCKSNIIDHFFCDILQVIHLACEETPPSTLLEIKLYVLVYTFLVIPLPFMLILLSYIGIFISVLKIRSAAGRNKAFSTCVSHMTSVSLFFGTATITYLRTEAINTSGGPKVWSLLFLVFVPMINPLIYSLRNNEVKKALQRLGQKHFLETIHN